GTCCTCTTTCTCCTTGGAGGGGAGTTTCCCGTGAATCACCTCAATCCGGAACCCCGAAAGCCACTTTTCTTTAAGCTCCTCGAAAACCTCCTGGACATTCGCAATTTCCTCATCGCTCTCCTCAATTGCCGGACACACCACATAGGCTTGCCGACCCTCCTTGAGGAGCTTCCGTACCCGATTGTATGCCTTGAAACGCTCTTCAAGGGAAAAACAGAGCGTCCGGGTGGGTTTTCGTCCTGCGGGCTTCTCGTCAACAATGGAGACATCGAGATCCCCATAGAGCGTTAAGGCAAGAGTCCTTGGGATAGGTGTTGCGGTCATCACGAGGGTATGGGGAACCGTGGCCTTCTCTTTGAGCTTTGCTCTCTGGAGCACCCCGAAGCGGTGCTGCTCATCAACAATAACAAGGCCAAGATCTGCAAAGGCCACCTTCTCCTCAATGAGGGCATGGGTACCAATAACGATATCCACTTCCTTTTTCCGTATAGCCTCAAGGAGCAACCGTTTCTCTTTACTGTTTCCTCCTTTGAGAAGCCCCACTCGAACCCCAAGCGCAGCCAAAGGCTCACGGAAACGAGAGTAGTGCTGCTCGGCAAGAATCTCTGTTGGGACCATGAAGGCAACCTGGCGGCCAGTGTCAACAACCCTCAAGGCACTGATAATGGCCACGAGAGTCTTTCCAGAACCCACATCTCCCTGTACGAGGCGATTCATGACTCTTCCACTGGCAAGGTCCCGAGCGATCTCGGCACACACTCGCTTCTGAGCCTCAGTGAGGGAAAAGGGCAGAGTTTGGATGAATCTCTCAACCAGAGGGGACTCCAGAGGACAGGGAGGCACCTGAACAGCCCCAAGGGTTCTCTTGCGAATCTTGAGACTCAAGGCAAAGAGAAGGAACTCCTCAAAGATTAAGGTACGGTGCGCGGGGCTTCTCCGGGACTCAAGTTCATCCAAAGAAGAATTCACAGGTACATGGAGTTCCCGGATCGCCTCGCGCTTTGAGAGAAGACCAAGACGCTCCCGAACTGAGGAGGGAAGGATTTCCGGAACCTCG
The Candidatus Caldatribacterium sp. DNA segment above includes these coding regions:
- the recG gene encoding ATP-dependent DNA helicase RecG; this encodes LTQPVRYLKGVGPNLEKKLHRLGIATVEDLLFFFPRAYRDRGEIKPIQKLQGVGIETIVARVMQHRMERTRRGPLLKVVLSDGTGEAHLVCFNRNYLAQVLRKGAWVCVSGNFRRAFGTWETANFDYELGKPAAGDFERIVPVYSLTEGLSPKKLRGIILSALESCLHEVPEILPSSVRERLGLLSKREAIRELHVPVNSSLDELESRRSPAHRTLIFEEFLLFALSLKIRKRTLGAVQVPPCPLESPLVERFIQTLPFSLTEAQKRVCAEIARDLASGRVMNRLVQGDVGSGKTLVAIISALRVVDTGRQVAFMVPTEILAEQHYSRFREPLAALGVRVGLLKGGNSKEKRLLLEAIRKKEVDIVIGTHALIEEKVAFADLGLVIVDEQHRFGVLQRAKLKEKATVPHTLVMTATPIPRTLALTLYGDLDVSIVDEKPAGRKPTRTLCFSLEERFKAYNRVRKLLKEGRQAYVVCPAIEESDEEIANVQEVFEELKEKWLSGFRIEVIHGKLPSKEKEDIMRRFSQGDIDVLVATSVIEVGIDVPRASVMVVENAERFGLAQLHQLRGRIGRGSEEGVCILLAALHGEEARRRMAVITATDDGFRIAEEDLRLRGPGEFYGVRQHGVPEFHIADPFSDWLLLEEAHREAERILAEDPLLESSEYRPLRVEIERRFGRYLAFGEVG